In one window of Cheilinus undulatus linkage group 23, ASM1832078v1, whole genome shotgun sequence DNA:
- the si:dkeyp-38g8.5 gene encoding apical junction molecule isoform X2, producing the protein MNLHHKMTHSQASKKWENLKKKYKVLKNPPDGVKVFPDSWPYFKLMDDAMLGRLEGSAPILKSFPFDKNNVLSKPQKRKLPVPPNFSTASFACESEIEVSLNGDDDGGEDAVHEGSQEIDRLIQEVDNERDMMDNERLVMEREKQVMERERMVLQRERAVLDREIAALDRDRASLDRERATLEREKVVLEREKALVERDRDAVSRDKLALEREKARFERLFAHKGRTEEESTEDSSAVKDSEDMGRKERFLNLFEKLIENF; encoded by the exons ATGAACCTGCATCATAAAATGACCCACAGTCAAGCATCCAAAAAATGGGAGAActtgaaaaagaaatacaag GTCCTAAAGAACCCTCCTGATGGGGTCAAAGTGTTCCCTGATAGTTGGCCTTATTTCAAACTGATGGATGATGCCATGCTGGGTCGACTGGAAGGCAGTGCCCCCATCCTCAAGTCCTTCCcttttgacaaaaacaatgttttatcAAAACCCCAGAAGAGGAAGCTTCCAGTGCCTCCAAACTTCTCTACAGCGAGTTTTGCATGCGAGTCGGAGATTGAGGTTTCCCTGAATGGAGATGATGATGGCGGGGAGGACGCTGTGCACGAGGGGAGCCAGGAAATAGATCGCCTGATTCAAGAGGTGGACAATGAGAGGGACATGATGGACAACGAGAGGCTGGTGATGGAAAGGGAGAAACAGGTGATGGAGAGGGAGCGGATggtgctgcagagagagagggccGTGCTGGATCGGGAGATCGCTGCTCTCGACCGTGACCGAGCCTCgctggacagagagagagcgacgttagagagggagaaagtggtgctggagagagagaaggcGTTGGTGGAGAGGGACAGGGACGCTGTGAGCCGGGACAAGCTGGCTCTGGAGCGAGAGAAAGCCAGATTTGAGAGACTTTTTGCACACAAAGGGAGGACTGAGGAGGAGAGTACAGAGGACAGCAGCGCAGTAAAAGACTCGGAAGACATGGGCAGGAAGGAGAGGTTCCTCAACTTGTTTGAGAAACTCATAGAAAACTTTTGA
- the si:dkeyp-38g8.5 gene encoding uncharacterized protein si:dkeyp-38g8.5 isoform X1, whose protein sequence is MEFLDHAYTSTTYDHVNPSEFTFKMNSKETEEFVKLRVSNKYLFSGKRNSSMWAWRAILKHMNLHHKMTHSQASKKWENLKKKYKVLKNPPDGVKVFPDSWPYFKLMDDAMLGRLEGSAPILKSFPFDKNNVLSKPQKRKLPVPPNFSTASFACESEIEVSLNGDDDGGEDAVHEGSQEIDRLIQEVDNERDMMDNERLVMEREKQVMERERMVLQRERAVLDREIAALDRDRASLDRERATLEREKVVLEREKALVERDRDAVSRDKLALEREKARFERLFAHKGRTEEESTEDSSAVKDSEDMGRKERFLNLFEKLIENF, encoded by the exons ATGGAATTCCTAGATCATGCTTACACGAGCACCACTTATGATCACGTCAACCCGTCGGAATTCACCTTTAAAA TGAATTCAAAGGAAACTGAAGAGTTTGTGAAACTGAGAGTTTCAAATAAATACCTCTTCTCTGGAAAAAGGAACAGTTCCATGTGGGCTTGGAG GGCCATCCTTAAGCACATGAACCTGCATCATAAAATGACCCACAGTCAAGCATCCAAAAAATGGGAGAActtgaaaaagaaatacaag GTCCTAAAGAACCCTCCTGATGGGGTCAAAGTGTTCCCTGATAGTTGGCCTTATTTCAAACTGATGGATGATGCCATGCTGGGTCGACTGGAAGGCAGTGCCCCCATCCTCAAGTCCTTCCcttttgacaaaaacaatgttttatcAAAACCCCAGAAGAGGAAGCTTCCAGTGCCTCCAAACTTCTCTACAGCGAGTTTTGCATGCGAGTCGGAGATTGAGGTTTCCCTGAATGGAGATGATGATGGCGGGGAGGACGCTGTGCACGAGGGGAGCCAGGAAATAGATCGCCTGATTCAAGAGGTGGACAATGAGAGGGACATGATGGACAACGAGAGGCTGGTGATGGAAAGGGAGAAACAGGTGATGGAGAGGGAGCGGATggtgctgcagagagagagggccGTGCTGGATCGGGAGATCGCTGCTCTCGACCGTGACCGAGCCTCgctggacagagagagagcgacgttagagagggagaaagtggtgctggagagagagaaggcGTTGGTGGAGAGGGACAGGGACGCTGTGAGCCGGGACAAGCTGGCTCTGGAGCGAGAGAAAGCCAGATTTGAGAGACTTTTTGCACACAAAGGGAGGACTGAGGAGGAGAGTACAGAGGACAGCAGCGCAGTAAAAGACTCGGAAGACATGGGCAGGAAGGAGAGGTTCCTCAACTTGTTTGAGAAACTCATAGAAAACTTTTGA
- the epyc gene encoding epiphycan, whose product MLVRLVLGLFVLKAVVAKPRFSRQADLDSYDSANYDVDLDNLNLENQDIYDYEEGLTIDDPQIEIGTLAPPDYNYPVPEASMEEQEQEEEEEEEEAEEVEVEVDQEEEVPLTPQLVPQGSGGSGVLMGPDTQKEVELRLTPIDILHVSGDFGGSVGSGTSGASGVSGSGGSGDPLVSGASGGSGDIVLMSGASEELLSSGGSGEFLVGGDVLISGDLSGASGDLGSGGVPIELPLGSGGSGDLSGSGFSGDLSISGASGSSGVSGSGESGDSGITFISGEEELPLIPGIPSEASGASGEFSGASGTSGASGDFSGDVSGASGVSGSGDAEVPDVTLIPDIDKEEGLLPTTPETPQEGAGGEEGSVSSGMPDTGEPEEPEIDRTGMPTCLLCTCLGGSVYCDDLKLDSVPPLPKDTTHFYARYNRITKINKSDFASMNKLKRIDLTANEIKSVDDGAFLGLPELEELVIRENHISQLPSLPETMTLIDASHNNIGTKGIHKEAFKDMTSLLYLYLTDNNIDYIPVPLPDSLRSLHLQRNNIQMMHEDTFCNLQDFNYIRNALEDIRLDGNPINLSRTPQAYVCLPRIPIGDLI is encoded by the exons ATGCTCGTGCGGCTCGTCTTGGGACTCTTCGTCCTCAAAGCGGTGGTGGCCAAACCCAGATTTTCCCGACAAGCGGACTTGGACTCATACGACAGTGCCAACTATGATGTGGATCTAGATAACTTAAATTTGGAGAACCAGGATATCTATGACTATGAAGAGGGGCTGACAATTGACGATCCTCAG ATAGAGATTGGAACACTGGCCCCACCCGACTATAACTACCCTGTACCTGAGGCCTCAATGGAAGAACAAGaacaagaagaagaggaggaggaggaagaggctgaggaggtggaggtggaggtggaccAGGAAGAGGAAGTGCCATTGACACCCCAGCTGGTCCCTCAGGGATCAGGGGGGTCTGGGGTTCTTATGGGCCCAGACACACAAAAAG AGGTGGAGCTGCGTCTGACGCCCATTGACATCCTGCATGTCTCCGGTGATTTTGGGGGCTCCGTAGGGTCTGGAACTTCAGGAGCTTCTGGGGTTTCTGGGTCTGGAGGCTCTGGGGACCCTCTGGTCTCTGGTGCCTCTGGGGGCTCTGGTGATATTGTACTAATGTCAGGAGCCTCAGAGGAACTCCTCAGCTCAGGGGGATCCGGGGAATTCTTGGTAGGTGGGGATGTGTTGATATCTGGAGATCTCTCAGGCGCCTCTGGAGACCTTGGCTCTGGAGGGGTTCCTATTGAACTCCCCCTGGGCTCTGGAGGGTCTGGAGACCTGTCTGGTTCTGGGTTTTCTGGAGACCTCTCGATCTCAGGGGCCTCTGGAAGCTCTGGGGTATCTGGGTCTGGTGAGTCCGGGGACTCAGGGATAACATTTATATCTGGAG AGGAGGAGCTGCCCCTCATTCCCGGCATCCCCAGCGAGGCATCCGGTGCTTCCGGGGAGTTCTCGGGGGCATCAGGAACCTCAGGGGCCTCTGGGGATTTCTCTGGAGATGTCTCTGGGGCTTCTGGTGTCTCTGGCTCTGGAGACGCAGAGGTCCCTGATGTAACCCTGATCCCTGACATTGATAAAG AGGAGGGGCTGCTTCCGACCACACCAGAAACCCCTCAGGAGGGTGCTGGTGGTGAGGAAGGGTCAGTGAGCTCTGGAATGCCAGACACTGGTGAGCCTGAAGAGCCAGAGATTGACAGGACAG GTATGCCCACTTGCTTGCTGTGCACGTGCCTTGGCGGTTCGGTCTACTGTGATGACTTGAAGCTGGATAGTGTACCACCTCTTCCCAAAGACACCACTCACTTCTATGCTCGCTACAACAGAATCACCAAGATCAACAAGTCTGACTTTGCCTCCATGA ACAAGCTGAAGAGAATCGACTTGACCGCCAATGAGATAAAGTCCGTTGATGACGGAGCATTCCTGGGTCTGCCTGAGCTGGAGGAGCTGGTGATTCGAGAAAATCATATCTCACAGCTGCCTTCCCTCCCAGAGACCATGACCCTGATAGATGCCAGCCATAACAACATTGGCACCAAGGGAATCCACAAAGAGGCCTTCAAA GATATGACCAGCCTGCTGTACCTGTACCTAACAGACAACAACATCGACTACATCCCTGTGCCTCTACCAGACAGCCTGCGATCTCTACACCTACAG CGTAATAATATTCAGATGATGCACGAGGACACATTCTGCAACCTGCAAGACTTCAACTACATCAGAAACGCACTGGAGGACATCCGTCTGGACGGCAACCCCATCAACCTCAGCAGGACCCCGCAGGCTTACGTCTGCCTGCCTCGCATACCCATCGGGGATCTCATCTaa
- the kera gene encoding keratocan: protein MALLLSLLCIFCLGGPVLGQDMPYEEYMTQLQACPRECRCPPNFPRAVYCDNKGLKSVPKIPPYTWYLYLQNNLIEALSADSLGNATQLRWLNINRNKITSEGVEAGILGGMSHLAHLYMDDNLLSSVPSPLPASLEHLRLSRNRISKIPAGVFNGLDKLNLLDLQGNKLLDDDVTEVSLKGLNSLVQINLAKNQLSRMPLGLPPTTTQLFLDGNNIEKIPAGYFKGLPKVAFLRLNHNKLGSSGVPKNVFNVSSILDLQLSHNQLTEVPLIPSGLEHLHLDHNRISNVSGSTVCPVDMATLDDAVNESAPRLRYLRLDGNAIKPPIPRDVILCFRLLRSIVI from the exons ATGGCACTTCTTCTGAGCCTTCTATGCATCTTTTGCCTGGGTGGTCCAGTTCTGGGCCAGGACATGCCTTATGAGGAATATATGACCCAGCTCCAAGCTTGCCCAAGAGAGTGTCGCTGCCCCCCAAACTTTCCTCGAGCCGTCTACTGTGATAACAAAGGCTTGAAGAGCGTCCCCAAAATCCCCCCTTACACTTGGTATCTCTACCTGCAGAACAATCTTATTGAAGCGCTGTCAGCAGATTCACTGGGTAATGCCACACAGCTGCGCTGGCTGAACATTAACCGCAACAAAATCACTTCTGAGGGAGTGGAAGCTGGTATCCTGGGTGGGATGTCTCACCTGGCACACCTCTACATGGACGACAACCTCTTGTCTTCTGTGCCATCCCCCCTCCCAGCCAGTCTTGAGCATCTACGTCTTTCTCGCAATCGAATCTCCAAGATCCCTGCTGGTGTCTTCAATGGTCTGGACAAGCTGAACCTCTTAGACCTCCAGGGGAACAAGTTGTTGGATGATGATGTAACTGAGGTGAGCCTGAAGGGTCTGAACAGCCTGGTTCAGATTAACCTAGCAAAGAATCAGTTGAGCCGCATGCCCCTTGGCCTACCACCAACCACCACCCAGCTCTTTCTTGATGGTAACAACATTGAAAAGATCCCAGCCGGCTACTTCAAAGGTTTGCCAAAAGTGGCGTTTCTGAGGCTCAACCACAACAAGCTTGGCAGCAGTGGGGTTCCAAAGAATGTGTTCAATGTCTCCAGCATTTTGGACTTGCAACTGTCACACAACCAGCTGACTGAGGTTCCCCTCATTCCCTCAGGCCTTGAGCACCTTCACCTCGATCACAACAGGATCAGTA ATGTTAGTGGCTCCACCGTCTGCCCAGTAGACATGGCGACTTTGGATGACGCAGTCAATGAAAGTGCTCCTCGACTGCGCTACCTCAGACTCGACGGCAATGCAATCAAGCCTCCAATTCCAAGAGATGTCATTCTGTGCTTCCGCCTACTGAGGTCCATTGTCATCTAA